In one Lolium rigidum isolate FL_2022 chromosome 3, APGP_CSIRO_Lrig_0.1, whole genome shotgun sequence genomic region, the following are encoded:
- the LOC124703597 gene encoding calcium-dependent protein kinase 24-like isoform X4, protein MQPDGTGSAGAGANARPPPVTAAPAPSGRPVSVLPHKTANVRDHYRIGKKLGQGQFGTTYLCVAKEDGAEFACKSIPKRKLLCREDYEDAWREIQIMHHLSEHPNVVRIRAAYEDALFVHIVMELCAGGKLFDRIVAKGHYTERAAAQLIRTIVGVVEGCHSLGVMHRDLKPENFLFASTAEDAPLKTTDFGLSMFYKPGDKFSDVVGSPYYVAPEVLQKCYGPEADVWSAGVILYILLCGVPPFWAETEAGIFRQILRGKLDFESEPWPSISDSAKDLVRNMLCRDPTKRLSAHEVLCHPWIVDDAVAPDKPIDSAVLSRLKHFSAMNKLKKMALRVIAESLSEEEIGGLNELFKMIDADNSGTITFDELKDGLKRVGSELTEHEIQALMDAADIDNSGTIDYGEFIAATLHMNKLEREENLVSAFEFFDKDGSGFITIDELSQACSQFGLDVHLEDMIKDVDQNNDGQIDYSEFAAMMRKGNAGAAGRRTMRNSLQLNLGDSLCRSNPVRCPAPPKGFSTSLVPIPSCISSSKAIFMELSPISASLGAMGSLPGKLGELLATRHWALRGVVMDEIEQLTNDLHTLQNFLVKLSNAQDPPMTARYWMKNVRELTYDMVDCVDQFVHADARAKICRATRRKVIARLKINRLPERWKWRPWITNKISEFRTRAQEATQRYWRYRFDACVCNPGYSRIGQDLPNIVPDPDDLVGIEGPMNQLEQWLTSGDEQLKVVSIVGVAGIGKTTLAQKMWGKLHGQFECRAFVRAAQKPDMRGVIRSILSQVRRHQPPGPGDMHHLICDLREYLQDKR, encoded by the exons ATGCAGCCGGACGGGACCGGCAGCGCCGGGGCCGGCGCGAATGCGCGGCCGCCGCCGGTaaccgccgcgccggcgccgtcgGGCCGCCCGGTGTCGGTGCTGCCGCACAAGACGGCCAACGTGCGCGACCACTACCGCATCGGGAAGAAGCTGGGGCAGGGCCAGTTCGGGACCACCTACCTGTGCGTGGCCAAGGAGGACGGCGCCGAGTTCGCCTGCAAGTCCATCCCCAAGCGCAAGCTGCTGTGCCGCGAGGACTACGAGGACGCCTGGCGCGAGATCCAGATCATGCACCACCTCTCCGAGCACCCCAACGTCGTCCGCATCCGCGCAGCCTACGAGGACGCCCTATTCGTGCACATTGTCATGGAGCTCTGCGCAGGCGGCAAGCTCTTCGACCGCATCGTGGCCAAGGGGCACTACACTGAGCGTGCTGCCGCGCAGCTCATCAGGACCATCGTTGGGGTCGTCGAGGGATGCCACTCGCTCGGCGTCATGCACCGGGACCTCAAGCCGGAGAACTTCCTGTTTGCCAGCACAGCTGAGGACGCGCCACTAAAGACCACTGATTTCGGGCTATCCATGTTCTACAAGCCTG GTGATAAATTCTCTGATGTTGTTGGGAGCCCCTACTATGTTGCGCCTGAGGTGCTTCAGAAATGCTATGGTCCAGAAGCTGATGTCTGGAGTGCTGGGGTGATTCTGTACATTTTGCTATGTGGTGTTCCCCCATTCTGGGCAG AAACTGAAGCAGGGATCTTCAGGCAGATCCTTCGAGGCAAACTTGATTTTGAATCTGAACCCTGGCCTAGTATCTCTGACAGCGCTAAAGATCTGGTCCGTAATATGCTTTGTCGGGATCCTACAAAGCGACTCAGTGCTCATGAGGTTCTAT GTCACCCATGGATTGTTGATGATGCTGTGGCGCCTGATAAGCCTATTGATTCTGCTGTTTTGTCAAGACTGAAGCATTTTTCTGCaatgaacaagctcaagaagatGGCATTGAGG GTTATTGCTGAAAGCCTGTCTGAGGAAGAGATTGGAGGCCTAAATGAGCTGTTCAAAATGATTGATGCCGACAATAGTGGAACCATAACATTTGATGAGCTGAAAGATGGCTTGAAAAGGGTGGGCTCAGAGTTAACCGAACATGAAATCCAGGCTTTAATGGATGCA GCGGATATCGACAACAGTGGAACTATCGATTATGGTGAATTCATCGCAGCTACATTGCATATGAACAAACTGGAGAGGGAGGAAAACTTGGTGTCAGCCTTCGAGTTTTTCGACAAGGATGGAAGTGGATTCATAACCATTGATGAGCTATCACAGGCATGTAGTCAATTCGGTCTCGATGTTCACCTTGAGGATATGATCAAGGATGTCGATCAGAACAAT GATGGGCAAATCGATTACAGTGAGTTCGCAGCGATGATGAGAAAGGGCAACGCCGGCGCGGCAGGGAGGCGAACCATGCGGAACAGCTTGCAACTGAATCTCGGCGACAGTCTTTGCCGTTCCAATCCCGTTCGCTGCCCTGCCCCTCCGAAGGGATTCAGCACAAGTCTAGTTCCCATCCCATCTTGTATCTCTTCTTCG AAAGCGATATTTATGGAGCTGAGTCCAATTAGTGCTTCGCTGGGTGCCATGGGCTCCCTTCCAGGGAAGCTCGGTGAGCTCCTGGCGACCCGACACTGGGCTCTGCGCGGTGTTGTGATGGATGAGATCGAGCAACTGACAAATGATCTTCACACCCTACAAAACTTCCTGGTGAAGCTCTCAAATGCGCAGGACCCTCCTATGACTGCGAGGTACTGGATGAAGAACGTGCGCGAGTTGACTTATGACATGGTGGACTGCGTCGACCAATTTGTCCACGCTGATGCCCGAGCTAAGATCTGTAGAGCTACTCGCCGTAAGGTTATTGCTCGGTTAAAGATTAACCGACTTCCAGAGAGGTGGAAGTGGCGCCCATGGATCACCAACAAGATCTCAGAATTCAGGACTCGTGCGCAGGAGGCGACTCAGCGATATTGGAGGTATAGGTTTGATGCTTGCGTCTGCAATCCTGGATACTCACGTATTGGCCAGGATCTTCCAAATATTGTGCCAGATCCTGATGATCTAGTTGGCATAGAAGGCCCAATGAATCAGCTTGAGCAGTGGTTGACCAGTGGAGACGAGCAGCTCAAGGTGGTGTCGATTGTTGGCGTTGCAGGAATCGGTAAGACCACTCTTGCCCAAAAAATGTGGGGTAAGCTCCACGGACAGTTCGAGTGCCGGGCATTTGTGCGGGCAGCCCAAAAGCCCGATATGAGGGGGGTCATCAGGAGCATACTCTCACAAGTTCGTCGGCACCAACCGCCTGGCCCTGGCGATATGCACCACCTGATCTGTGATCTCAGGGAATATCTACAAGATAAGCG TTGA